From Mercenaria mercenaria strain notata chromosome 17, MADL_Memer_1, whole genome shotgun sequence, the proteins below share one genomic window:
- the LOC128550027 gene encoding plasminogen-like, with protein sequence MIPEQVPVNEYNGKVNTTPGGLSCLSWANEEIYLDDTMFPERSKVTAKNYCRDPTDNRYLWCYTEEKPEEKNECDIIMPAKNNTDNTFDGYLRYVGTLNTTFSGKTCQKWASGSPHAQFARGYVFPGESVAGVDNYCQDPWGSGYLWCFTTDQGTRWEPCVLKDTKEDGLGIVYQKYSGSLSQTYTGKSCHHWNTYYADYKESHYSNGYLRGNNCRDPLDQGFLWCYTSGREWEPCVAVDGVY encoded by the exons ATGATACCAGAGCAAGTTCCTGTCAATGAGTATAACGGGAAAGTTAACACAACACCAGGCGGGTTATCCTGCTTGTCCTGGGCAAATGAAGAAATTTACCTTGACGACACCATGTTCCCAGAAAGATCAAAGGTTACCGCTAAAAACTATTGCCGTGATCCAACCGATAACAGATATTTGTGGTGTTACACGGAAGAAAAGCCAGAAGAGAAAAATGAGTGTGATATTATAA TGCCGGCAAAGAATAACACAGATAACACATTTGATGGTTATCTCAGGTACGTAGGAACGTTAAATACAACGTTCTCAGGTAAAACGTGCCAAAAATGGGCTTCTGGATCTCCACACGCTCAGTTTGCACGTGGTTATGTATTTCCTGGAGAGAGTGTTGCTGGTGTGGACAATTATTGTCAGGATCCGTGGGGCAGCGGTTACCTCTGGTGCTTTACCACGGATCAGGGCACCAGATGGGAGCCGTGTGTACTCAAAG ATACGAAGGAAGATGGTTTGGGAATTGTGTACCAAAAATACAGCGGATCATTGAGCCAAACATATACTGGAAAGTCTTGTCACCATTGGAACACATATTATGCTGATTACAAAGAAAGTCATTACTCGAATGGGTACTTGAGAGGCAATAATTGCCGTGACCCTCTAGATCAGGGTTTCCTGTGGTGTTACACCTCTGGTCGAGAATGGGAGCCGTGTGTTGCTGTTGATGGTGTGTATTAA